The segment tgaacactgtcATTCCAACCTTAGCTACTGGACACTACATGGACTGTGGtacgtgtgtgttgttttatcTATAgtgaattttcattttaaatcattgtggcaaaaatgtttgaaataataaacctttggttctttctttctgtccaggCCAGACAAAGGGATGAACTGCAATTCATCGTGGCATTTCAACGCATCTCAAATAGAGGTGCAACACTTTTCACTCTGAGTGTCTCTGCGAGTGGGGTGGgggtaattttattttattattgtggtGTTAAAACTCACTAAAAGataacaaatgtgtgttttggtgtgCACTTTCAGGACCTGCTTCCAGACATGAAACAGAGCTGGCCTGACTTGCTGCATCCCTCAACAACCAAATTCTGGTATTGCTTCCATTGTTTTTCCATGTGTCAACATGTCCAACTCTGAACATATACTCTTCAATGCGTGACGacgtctgcattttttttttccatttcttttttcgtATTGCATCATCAGATAATAATGATACGACCCTCTGCGATACAGTCTGAACTCTAAAGGGTTACAAAGGTGTGATATTTTCACTGCATGATAATCACCTCAGAAAGTGTGATGAGTACCATGATGGTATGGTATTatgcattattttattcattattataattaacatTATTGCTGTTAGTGGTGCTAGTAGAGCCACCATTTATTATTTAGGtaaattcaattttatttatttaaattttatttaaagtggaAATATGAGTAAAAAGGTTATTTCACTAAAACACTCTTGTGTCTGTTTCAACAGGAAGTACGAGTGGTACAAACACGGCACGTGTGCAGCCGAAGCATCTTCTCTGGATAGTCAACATAAATACTTCAGCAAAGGACTTGAACTATACCATAAAGCGGACCTGCACAGGTACAGCCACAACCACACTGACCTGTCTGATAGTTACAGCCTGGTTCAAATTTGTttactgttgtgtttttgttactgTAGCATCCTGAACAAGTTTGGCATCACCCCATCAGAAACGTACTACTCAGTAGGtgtcttttatattttattgtcaaattatttatttcataaaatctgaaatgtaataTAAGGAATGACCGTGTCAAACGTTCCCTTTCCCTCTCTGCTTGTGATGTGTCCGGGAGTAGATTTCACAAATTGAAGGAGTTATAGAAAACTTCTACGGCGTCAAGCCTAAGATCCAATGTGCCCATTCATCAAAGGTATAAATATTTGAACCCAGATGCTTCGTGTTTTTGCACGGTTGTACTTTTCAGAACCATTTTCGCGTTCGGTATCTGGTTTCAAATGTCAGCTTTTTTGTTTGACAGAATGTTGATGTCCAGCTCTTGGGACAGATTGAGATCTGCTTCGACCCCGACTTCACCCTCCTGGATTGTGAGAAGCAGTTCTCCACAGAAAACGCGTCGAAGGTCAACTGGGACAACGCTACGGCTGTCGACAAAGCGTCTGAGTTCAGTGTGTGTGACCGTGATGCGCCAGTCTACTACCCGCCTGATCCTTAAAACGCATGAAATGACATACCACTTTAAAATACTTCAATACATGCACACAACATTGATTACCAGTCAACAATACTGTttcacgtacacacacacacacgcacacacacaacgggCCTGTAGAAATGCAAATATTGAAGAGATGTTCTAGTGATGGGCAGCCACGTAGCAGAGCCCCATTTTTATTAATTACTAACTACATTTGTTTTTGACTTTATTATTGAAAGGATCTCAAAAATCAAAATTGCTCAATAAATCAGTCACAATGGGAAACCGGGGCAAGTGCCGTCATTCGTAAACCAGCACTGCCTCGCTTTCATTTGAAGTTATCTGCTTTCTACTGTTGAGTACGTGTTGCAGAGCTTGTTCATTCTGTCGAGTTGCCTCCCTTTTATAATCTTTATAAACTCAACAAGATGTAAAAGTTCGTCTTTATGGTGTATAGATTAGATAGCCTGGTTTATTCTGCGCATATTGAcgtttttgcaaatattttgaAAACCCCTTTTTCTAGTCCCACTGATGTGTTTTTGGGGGTATGTTGTATATAAATGAGTTCACCGTGTGATGAAAGGCGTTGCAGCAGATGCATgctgtgtgaaatgaaatgaataaagcatCCAAAAGGCAGTTGATCTGCCCTGAAGTCACCTGTGAGTTATTATGTAACATGCACTATTGAttagattgtatttattttcatttccatttgtgCAAATGAGTTTGAATTCAACCTATAGATAGATGGCGACGTCTGTGAGTTTAGTTCAGTATAGTCTCTCTATCTGTCCAGATATACTCTGTGTGTATGAATACTAATATTGTGATCTCCTTACAGAGCCATAATCCTTCTGGGACTGCCGGTCTGTAATCCCGGCGCTCCTCCCCCCAACGCAGCACCGCATATTGGCTTAACGCATGTGATTACATA is part of the Brachionichthys hirsutus isolate HB-005 unplaced genomic scaffold, CSIRO-AGI_Bhir_v1 contig_178, whole genome shotgun sequence genome and harbors:
- the LOC137917443 gene encoding ribonuclease T2-like; the encoded protein is MRLCSLLLLCLAATWSSTFVISHAHMWNKLILTHHWPNTFCRVEHCHSNLSYWTLHGLWPDKGMNCNSSWHFNASQIEDLLPDMKQSWPDLLHPSTTKFWKYEWYKHGTCAAEASSLDSQHKYFSKGLELYHKADLHSILNKFGITPSETYYSISQIEGVIENFYGVKPKIQCAHSSKNVDVQLLGQIEICFDPDFTLLDCEKQFSTENASKVNWDNATAVDKASEFSVCDRDAPVYYPPDP